From a single Fulvivirga ulvae genomic region:
- a CDS encoding DUF4175 family protein: MTDNERHIKANLRSYRRKYYLNLALRGLIISLGLTLSIFLVLNTLEYSFRFSSVIRAILLFSFIITGFYTMTVYVILPLYRMTSGKHGITNEEAALKIGSVFPEIGDKLLNVIQLQKYKGGLVEASISQKAETIRKYHFKDAVNIGENKRYLKYLLVPLLIIVLVLILSPAFITTSSSRIIQFNNEFVPQAPFNFNLVNEELLAFKNEDFTVSLELNGEAIPENAYILNNGRKIKMSRDESGVYLYTFRKIQNDQGFQFEAAGFTSSAYDINVVNRPNLRSFNVYLDYPKYLGKSNETLNNVGNLQIPEGTSIKWQLKTIESDEVSVNFQATDQSYKLKPADNSLFEFEKTFKKSQIYSINLKNEYSENKEKILYKIDVIPDQHPQIDLSVYPDTTLYSFIALGGNISDDYGLTKLKLFYQVLQGSKESSFKSINIPISRTQNQRYYYQWSLDSLGLTENSSVKYYLQVWDNDGVNGHKASKTGTYMFRLPSKKEIKQDIEQTTSETQESIDKTINEAKELKEKIDKAEKKLKGQKEMSWQDENLLKDIIKKREELNKAIEELKEQNRSNELKRERFSKQDERIKEKVEQLQDLMDELLDEETKKLYDELQKLLEEQSEIDDIQDVLDKLNNKEDNLEKELERTLELFKRMKFDYKLNEAINELNQQIEKQEELIKETSDKNKENEELSEKQQELQEQFKEFKEEMNSLEELNQDLKNPESMPDMQEQEQNVEQEQQQSKESLDKNKRKQSKESQEKAKEQMQKMAKQMEQMQSSMEMTMMQENLDDLRDIVHNLLKLSFDQEELMKEFSEVNQSDPRFVELGQQQLKLKDDAKIVEDSLLSLANRVFQIASFVTREVGDMNNHMDKSMEAIKERKKPVAVSEQQFAMTSMNNLALLLDDVLQQMQNAMSDAMGKPQKGKGKDKSPSLSELQKQLNGKIEDLKKSGKSGRELSEELAKLAAEQERIRQALQEMQEEAGEGDGGKKPGDGIPQKMEETEIDLVNKKITQETIKRQREILTRLLEAENAMRERELDEERKGETAKDYEKALPKAFEEYFKMKEKEIELLKTVPPKLYPYYKKEVNEYFKRLGKESNN; the protein is encoded by the coding sequence ATGACTGATAATGAACGTCACATCAAGGCTAATCTTAGATCGTACAGGAGAAAATATTATCTTAACCTCGCTCTCCGAGGTTTAATAATTTCTCTAGGGCTTACTTTGTCCATATTTCTTGTTCTCAACACATTAGAATACTCTTTTAGATTTAGTTCAGTAATAAGGGCCATACTGCTCTTCTCATTTATCATCACCGGCTTCTATACCATGACGGTGTATGTCATTCTGCCCTTATACCGGATGACCAGTGGAAAGCATGGTATTACCAATGAGGAAGCAGCATTAAAAATAGGGTCCGTATTTCCGGAAATAGGTGATAAACTTCTGAATGTCATACAGTTACAAAAATATAAGGGTGGACTTGTAGAAGCCAGTATCAGTCAGAAAGCTGAAACGATCAGGAAGTACCATTTCAAAGACGCTGTCAATATTGGAGAGAACAAACGTTATTTAAAGTACCTGCTTGTTCCTCTGCTCATCATAGTACTCGTATTGATTTTAAGTCCCGCCTTCATTACCACCAGTTCCTCCAGAATTATCCAGTTCAACAATGAATTCGTACCTCAGGCTCCATTCAATTTTAACCTTGTAAATGAAGAGCTTCTTGCTTTTAAAAACGAGGATTTCACTGTTTCGCTAGAATTAAATGGTGAAGCTATCCCTGAAAACGCTTATATTCTTAATAACGGCAGAAAGATAAAAATGTCCAGGGACGAGAGCGGTGTATATTTGTATACATTTAGGAAGATCCAAAATGATCAGGGTTTCCAATTTGAAGCAGCAGGATTTACTTCCTCGGCATACGATATCAATGTTGTTAACAGGCCAAACTTAAGAAGCTTTAATGTCTACCTTGATTATCCTAAATACCTGGGCAAAAGCAACGAAACCCTTAATAACGTTGGTAACCTCCAGATCCCGGAAGGAACCTCTATTAAATGGCAATTAAAGACCATAGAATCTGACGAGGTATCCGTAAACTTTCAGGCTACAGATCAAAGCTACAAACTCAAGCCTGCGGATAATTCGCTGTTCGAATTTGAAAAAACTTTTAAAAAGTCGCAGATATACAGTATCAACCTTAAAAATGAGTACAGCGAAAATAAGGAGAAGATACTTTATAAGATAGATGTGATACCCGATCAGCATCCTCAAATTGATCTGAGCGTATATCCGGATACCACTTTATATTCATTTATCGCACTCGGTGGCAATATTTCCGACGACTATGGTCTTACAAAACTGAAATTATTTTATCAAGTCTTACAGGGTTCGAAAGAATCATCATTTAAGTCCATTAATATCCCTATATCACGCACACAAAATCAGCGCTATTATTACCAATGGTCTCTGGACTCACTAGGACTGACAGAAAATAGCTCTGTTAAGTACTACCTGCAGGTTTGGGACAATGATGGGGTAAATGGTCACAAAGCTTCCAAAACAGGCACTTACATGTTCCGGTTGCCTTCAAAAAAGGAGATAAAGCAGGATATAGAACAAACTACCAGCGAGACTCAGGAAAGCATTGATAAAACTATTAATGAAGCCAAAGAGCTTAAAGAAAAAATAGATAAAGCCGAAAAGAAGCTCAAAGGTCAAAAAGAAATGAGCTGGCAGGATGAAAACCTGCTCAAAGACATTATTAAGAAACGTGAAGAGCTAAACAAGGCTATTGAAGAACTCAAGGAGCAGAACAGAAGTAATGAGCTTAAAAGAGAACGCTTTTCCAAACAAGACGAGCGTATTAAAGAAAAAGTTGAGCAGTTACAGGATCTAATGGATGAACTGCTGGATGAGGAGACAAAAAAACTATATGATGAGCTACAGAAACTTCTGGAAGAACAGAGTGAGATAGACGATATTCAGGATGTACTAGATAAGCTAAACAATAAGGAAGACAATCTCGAGAAAGAGTTAGAGCGCACCCTGGAGTTATTTAAAAGAATGAAGTTTGACTACAAGCTCAATGAGGCTATAAATGAGCTGAATCAACAGATTGAAAAGCAGGAAGAGTTAATAAAAGAAACTTCAGATAAAAATAAGGAAAACGAAGAACTTTCTGAGAAACAACAAGAATTACAAGAACAATTTAAAGAATTCAAAGAGGAAATGAATTCGTTAGAGGAGCTTAATCAGGACTTAAAAAACCCTGAATCTATGCCTGACATGCAAGAACAGGAACAAAACGTAGAGCAGGAGCAGCAGCAATCCAAAGAATCCCTGGACAAGAACAAAAGGAAACAATCCAAGGAGTCCCAAGAGAAGGCCAAAGAGCAAATGCAGAAAATGGCCAAGCAAATGGAACAGATGCAGAGCAGTATGGAAATGACAATGATGCAGGAGAATCTGGATGATCTAAGAGACATTGTACATAATTTGCTGAAACTGTCTTTTGACCAAGAGGAACTGATGAAAGAATTTTCGGAAGTAAACCAAAGTGACCCTCGCTTTGTAGAATTAGGTCAGCAGCAGTTAAAATTAAAAGATGATGCAAAGATAGTGGAAGACAGTTTACTCTCGCTGGCCAATAGAGTATTTCAGATTGCTTCTTTTGTAACCAGAGAAGTTGGCGATATGAACAACCATATGGATAAAAGCATGGAGGCCATTAAAGAGAGAAAAAAGCCCGTTGCAGTTTCTGAACAGCAATTCGCCATGACCTCGATGAATAACCTGGCCTTATTACTTGATGATGTTCTTCAGCAAATGCAAAACGCCATGAGTGATGCTATGGGCAAACCACAAAAGGGGAAGGGAAAGGACAAAAGTCCATCATTAAGTGAATTGCAAAAACAGCTAAACGGAAAAATAGAAGATCTGAAGAAAAGCGGAAAATCCGGAAGAGAACTATCTGAAGAACTGGCCAAACTGGCCGCAGAGCAAGAGCGTATAAGGCAAGCCTTGCAAGAGATGCAGGAAGAAGCAGGTGAAGGGGACGGCGGCAAGAAACCTGGAGATGGCATACCACAAAAAATGGAGGAAACAGAAATCGATCTTGTCAACAAAAAAATTACGCAGGAAACCATTAAACGCCAAAGAGAAATACTAACAAGATTATTGGAGGCGGAAAATGCTATGCGAGAGCGCGAGCTGGATGAGGAGAGAAAAGGAGAGACCGCTAAGGATTATGAAAAGGCTCTTCCAAAAGCCTTCGAAGAATATTTTAAGATGAAAGAAAAGGAGATAGAACTGCTAAAAACAGTACCTCCTAAACTATACCCATATTACAAAAAAGAAGTTAACGAATACTTTAAAAGACTAGGCAAAGAATCTAACAACTAA
- the ybeY gene encoding rRNA maturation RNase YbeY: protein MQVVNFFKEDIDFKLINEDYISNWIKTIIEKEGFGLQELNFIFCSDEYLYQMNIDYLNHDTYTDIITFDNSEEDEQIEGDIFISIDRVRDNANSIKSPFEDELARVIIHGVLHLMGHKDKTPEEERGMREKEEACLSLRP, encoded by the coding sequence ATGCAAGTCGTTAATTTCTTTAAAGAAGACATAGACTTTAAACTCATCAATGAGGATTACATAAGCAACTGGATAAAAACTATCATAGAGAAAGAAGGCTTCGGACTACAAGAACTGAATTTCATATTCTGCTCCGATGAGTATCTATATCAGATGAATATAGACTATTTGAACCATGACACCTATACCGACATTATCACCTTTGATAACTCTGAAGAGGACGAACAAATAGAAGGAGATATATTCATCAGCATCGACAGGGTGAGAGATAATGCCAACAGTATTAAATCCCCTTTCGAAGATGAGCTGGCCCGGGTTATAATCCACGGTGTATTACATTTAATGGGACACAAGGACAAAACACCCGAAGAAGAAAGGGGTATGCGTGAAAAAGAAGAAGCTTGTTTATCTTTGCGCCCTTGA
- a CDS encoding ATP-binding protein has translation MNTIKIQIPSLTENIRMIESFIDNAKEKFQLDDDIYGNIMIAVTEAVNNAIKHGNQHDKSKNVALSLSLQDGQIRFTISDEGQGFDYKNLPDPTAPENLEKPGGRGIFLMKHLSDEVNFMEEGKVVELNFYIS, from the coding sequence ATGAACACCATTAAAATTCAGATCCCTTCCCTCACAGAGAACATCCGAATGATCGAAAGCTTTATTGATAATGCGAAGGAGAAGTTCCAGCTAGATGACGACATTTATGGAAACATTATGATTGCCGTTACTGAGGCAGTCAACAATGCCATCAAGCATGGGAACCAACACGACAAATCAAAAAATGTTGCGCTATCGTTATCTCTGCAAGATGGTCAGATCAGGTTCACTATAAGTGATGAAGGCCAGGGATTTGATTACAAAAATTTACCAGACCCTACGGCACCGGAAAACCTTGAGAAACCTGGCGGTAGAGGTATATTTCTTATGAAGCATCTTTCAGATGAAGTCAATTTCATGGAGGAGGGTAAAGTAGTTGAGCTAAACTTTTATATAAGCTAA